The genomic interval GTTACGATCTTATAGTCTGCATCAATGGCTAAATATTGGAGATTTGTACGAATCGAACGGAAAGCTTCTGCAATAGCTGATTTAGGCTTATCTGTCACGACCAGGTTACTTCCATAAGTATTCCGTGCATGATTAATAGTACCCAGAACCGGAACTAAGGTCATTTTTTCCAGCTGGCTCCTGTCTGTGATGGTATCATCGAGAAAATCTTTAATAAAGATATAACTCAAGCATAAAGAGAGGCTTGCGAAAACTGCAATAATGTAAGCCATACCTGTTTTCGGCTTAATAGGAGTTCCTGGTGTTCCTGCATAATCTAATACTACGTTATCAGCGATTGTAGCTGCTTTGGCAATGCTGGTTCGCATTTTCTGCTGCCATAAGAGTAGAAATATATTTTCATTTAATGACCGGTTGCGTTCTATACCTAAAAATTGCCTTTCCGTGGTGGGGATTTGTGCCAGTTTTTGTTCAAACCTGTTTAAAGTTGTATTGATAATTCTCAGGTTTGTAAGTAAGGCCTCTCTGAAGTTTTGTGCATTGCTGAGTAGTTCATCCCGAATCACAATGATCTGACGATTGATGGCCCGCACCTGTGGGGCAAGTTCCGTATTATTTAATAAAAGGTTTCTACGTTGTATTTCCAGTTGATTTAATGCATTCAGGTTAGCACTGATTGCCGCGTCCTGGGCACCAATATTAGAGGTAGAGATATTACTAATATCACCTCCGCGCCTGATATGGCTGTTAAGGGAATCCAATGACTTTAGGGTGAGCTCAATCTCTATACGTCTTTTATCAAACTCTGTAAAACGCTGTAGGGCAAAGTCAGCGCTTAAATTAGTCATACCCTTTTCCCGTTTAAATGCTTCAATATTCCCTTCAGATAAATTTAAACTATCACTAATTTGCTGTAACTGTTCATTAATAAATGAAATCGTATTGTTAGCTACTTTGGTTTTCTCATCCTTGCTTCGCTCTGTATATTGATCTATTAATGTATTTACAAAATCCCTGGCCCGCATCGCTACCTGGTCATCACAGGAAATTACTAATATAGAAGTCTCTTCATCAGCCCGTGTTACATCTACCTTGCCTCTATATTCCGCTACCAAACTTGCCGGGTGATATATCGTGAAGGCATATCCATCTTCATGATCTATCACAGCCTGCCCACGAGGATTTAAACGAAGGCGGAATCTGCCAAAGTCGTTATTGAATAGTTCATTTATTTGATAAATGCTACCGGACTTTTCACCATCTCCTATCTCATAGATAAATTTAAATTTATCTTCAGTAACAAATTCCACATCAAAGGTTTTATTATAAGCCTGACTGTATAAGGTATCTATTTCAATAATAAATGGGGTGCTCGTATATAAATCAGTTGTTTTGAACCTGCCTTTAGCAAAATAAGAAATCCGTAATGACATAGGCATGTTTTTTACAGCCCTTTCAACCATTAATTTGGATTTAATAATTTCAATTTCTGTAGATAGGTTCTTTTTATTTTTGAATAAGTCTAAGCCTTGTAATTGTACGGCATCATCACCGAGAGAATTTGACGCTTCATCTTTAACAATGATTGTACCTGCTGCTTTGTACACGGGTTGAGAATATCTGACATATATATACGCAACTATTAAAGCAATAATTATGGATAAAATTATTAATAACCAATGATTTATAATCAGCTTGAGAATACGTTTAAAATCAATATCCTGGTTTTCAGAATACTGAAAAGTATGTTGGTTCATATCCGGTTTATAAGTGTAATAATTAGTACAGAAACTGATAAAACAGTACTTACAATAGCTGTAATAGGTCTTATTGTATCTAATTGCTTTCGGCGTAGAGGCTCTACATAAATAACATCATTAGGTTGCAGCCTGGAAATGATAGGTTCTATCATTTCATCTTTTGTAATATCCAGACGATAAGTGGTGGTTTCCTTTGTTTCCCGGTCGCTTCGGATAAGCCTGATGTTTTTTCTGTTGCTATAGCCAGTCAGGCCACCGGCCTTTGCCAGTAGTTCTGTAAAAGTTATATATTCATTATCTGCCTGATAAGTACCAGGACTTGATACTTCACCTAGTACTGTTACCGGAAATGATAATGTTTTTACCTGTATATAAATAAGTGAGCTATCGACTACATAAAGCAATAATCTGGAGCGAATGGTATCAGCAGCTTGTATTAGCGTAAGCCCGGAAACTTTTATTTTTCCCACGTAAGGGAGTTCAATCAGCCCATATTTGTTTACAAACGTTCCCTGGTCATAAGGCCTGCCTGATCCTCCGGTTTGACCACTGGGTTTGAAAGCAGCAAAACTCTGTGGATCTATTCCATCTATTGCCAAAGATAATATATCATATGGGGCTATTGTAAATTCATAATCTTGATTCTTAAACTCAGGCAGGCTATCAGGAGTATTATTTGTTTTATCCCTTTGGAAATAAACAATATTACGGAGAGGAATACAGCCATAAGAAGTTAAAACGATAATGAAAAAATATACTATCCGAAGTGTTACGTTCATGTGAGATCTTGGAAATAATCAGCAGGGAAATACAGCAAAGGGGAGTCAGATTTGGTTAACAGTGTTACAAGTATTTATGCAAACATTTGTTTATATAGCCGGAATTCAATAATAAGACTATTCAGGCTAATAAATCGTCCAAACCATTTATACAATTTTAGTTGTCATTATCCCAACAGGTATTTCGATTATGTAATAATTTTATATAACATGCGAAGTTAAGAGAAAAATATAATTTGTGGGGCAATTTACCCAATGCTTTGCTTAGGTATGTTCATTAATTAATATTTACTCTTACTAACGGTCATAGGTTAATTATCCATATAGTTATACTTCCTGTTACTTTCTAAAAGAACAGTTGCCTTCTATCTTAACCCCTCTTTTAAAAATTATACAAAGCACCATAAAATTCGTATAATCTGATAATTACGGCAAATGCCGGATATAAAAACTAAAATTCATTTACAGCCAGTATGGTTTTCGCCCTTATAAACAAATAGAATATATCATCAGCTATTGTTGTTTGTAATACAGGATGTATACATTTGAATAAAATTTAACGCATGAACCCAACACAAAGAACAGAACTCAAAGAACTAGGTGAGTTTGGATTGATCCGTAAAATAAGCGCCGGTATTGAATTGCAGAATAAAGAATCTGTTACTGGCATTGGCGATGATGCGGCTGTTATGGATACAGGTGCAGATCAGTATACGTTAATTTCTACAGATATGCTGCTGGAAGGTATTCACTTTGATCTGAGTTATGTGCCCTTGCAACACCTGGGCTATAAAGCGGTGGCTGTAAACGTGTCCGATATTGCTGCTATGAACGGGATTCCCAAACAAATTACAGTAGCTATTGCCCTCAGCAGCCGGTTCTCAGTCGAAGCCATTGAATCCTTATATGCTGGTATTAAAGCAGCTTGTGCTGAGTATAAAGTAGATCTGGTAGGCGGCGATACTACTACTTCCAAAGCCGGACTGGTTATTTCTATTACAGTGCTGGGCCTGGTAAATAAATCTAAAGTAGTATACCGGCATACAGCCAAACCCAATGATATTATTTGTACATCAGGTGACCTGGGAGGGGCATTTATAGGATTGCAATTGCTGGAACGGGAAAAACAGGTTTTTCTTGCTAATCCGGAAGCTCAGCCGCAACTGGAAGGCAAAGATTATGTAATAAAACGGCAACTCAAGCCAGAAGCCAGAATGGATGTGGTGTATGAACTTGATGAATTAGGGATTGTGCCTACATCTATGATTGATATTTCGGATGGGCTGGCTTCCGAACTGCTGCATTTGTGTACCCGTTCTGGCACTGGTGCAATAATATTTGAGGATAAAATACCTATTGATGGTGAAACATATAATACGGCCGCTGAATTTAATATTGATCCGGTAACCTGTGCACTCAATGGCGGAGAAGATTATGAACTGCTTTTCACGATCCGGCAAGAAGATTTTCCTAAATTAAAAAATCACCCGGATGTTTTTTTTATTGGGTATATGACTGATCAGCCTAAAGACATACATTTGGTTACCAAGGCAGAAAATAAGGTTCCGATCCGGGCACAAGGCTGGGTGCATTTCTAGAGAGAAAATAAATATGAACACCTTTGGTAAATATTATCTTGTCCTGGTTTTATTCCTGTACAGCCTGCAGGTATGTGCACAGGTAGAGAATAATTTAACCGCTGCACCTAAAAAATCTTCCCGGTCAGAAAAGAGAGTAAAGCCCAGAATAAAAACGCCAGAAGTTTCTATTCCTTTGCGTATTGTGGTAACAGATATCCGCAATATTGGTTATGGAAACCGTTGTGTGGGAGAAGCAACCCAAAAAGTGGGCTTTGTTTATGTACCTATGCCCATTCAGGAAGTTGAACGTAAATCCAGGTTTTATTATTTCCTGCACAACCAGTCTGCCAAGCTCAAATTAACGTTGAAAAATGGCCCTTTCTGGCATAAGAAACTCAAAAAAAGCATCAAACGCTGCCTCCAATCTACCGGTGATTTTACTGGATGATAGGCATTGGAAGATTACAATATTTAGAAGATTGAAAAATTGAACATATAAAATTTAGCTTCTACTATTTATCTCTCTACTCCCTAAATCCCTGTATAATTAAATGGTGTAATCAGCCGGAGTTCTTCTTTTACGGCATCGCTTACTGAAAGTGAATTGATAAAGGCAGTAATGGCACTAAAGCTTATTTTTTCGTTGGTACGGGTGAGCTCTTTTAAGGCTTCATACGGTTTGGGATAGCCTTCCCGCCGTAAAATCGTCTGAATACCCTCAGCTACTACCGCCCAGTTATCTTCCAGATCTTCATGAATGGCTTTAATATTGATCTCTATTTTATCGAGGCCTTTCAGCAGGGACTGGTAGGCAATCAGCGAATGGGCCAGGGGTACACCAATGTTACGGAGCACAGTAGAATCGGTTAAATCCCTTTGCAGCCTGGAGATGGGTAATTTGGCAGATAAATGTTCCAGCAAGGCATTGGCAATTCCCAGGTTCCCTTCGGAATTTTCAAAATCAATGGGATTTACTTTGTGGGGCATGGCTGAAGAACCAATCTCCCCTTTTTTAATGGATTGTTTGAAATACCCCATCGAAATATATTGCCAGATGTCCCGGTCCAGGTCGATCAGAATGGTATTGATACGCTTGAGGTTATCACAAAGGGCAGCCAGCTGGTCGTAATGCTCGATCTGAGTAGTATACCGGTATCTTTTCAAGCCCAGGATTTCATTTACGAATGTATCAGCAAAACCTATCCAGTCAATTTGCGGATAGGCTACCGAATGTGCATTAAAATTACCAGTAGCGCCACCAAATTTCCCGGCAAATGGAACTTGCTCCAGGCTGTGTACTTGTTGTTGCAGCCGTTCACAAAACACCATAATTTCCTTTCCCAGACGGGTAGGAGAGGCTGGTTGTCCGTGTGTATGTGCCAGCATTGGAATGGCTTCCCACTGGTGGGAAAGTTCCTGTAATTTGGTTTGCAGTCTATGTAATACCGGAATAATTTCAGTGTTCATGCCTGCCTTCAATGACAATGGAACAGCTGTATTATTAATATCCTGGGAGGTAAGTCCAAAATGAATAAATTCAGTAAAATTAGCTACCTGCAAGGCATCAAACCTGGACTTAATGAAATATTCCAGGGCTTTTACATCATGGTTGGTTGTTTTCTCGATTTCTTTGATCTGCAGAGCATCTTCTTCTCCAAAATTTTCATACAGCTTCCGCAGGTCAGCATATTTTTCTTTGGGAAAATCCTGTAATTGAGGCAAAGGCAGCTCACACAAAGCAATAAAATATTCTACTTCCACCAGAACCCGGTAGCGGATCAGCCCTTGTTCCGAAAAATAGGGTGATAAACTGGAAACCTGCCGCCAGTACCGTCCGTCGATGGGCGATATGGCCGTAAGCTGATTAATATCCATATATTTATTGCTTAAACTGCGTCAAAATTGATCATTAATTCCTGATATTCCCAAAATTTTCTGTCTTATACTTGTTTTGCATTTTTTAAGAACGGCTGTGTGGATAGGCAAGTTTACAAGTTTATAAGAAGGCAACCTTTTTCTATTTATATTGTTGCGATTTACTCCATTACATTTACTGTATGCCTGAAACTTTAATGAAAGCCGTTCTGGTGCATGAGCCTGGCGGACCAGAACAATTGTATCTGGGAGAATGGGAGAAACCTCAGCCTGCTGCCCATCAGATTCTGGTAAAAGTGGCTGCTACCGCCCTAAACCGGGCCGATACTTTGCAACGGGCCGGTAAGTATCCGCCCCCTTCTGGTGCCAGTCCGGTGTTAGGCCTGGAGATAGCCGGACAAGTAGTGGAAGTAGGAACAGGTGTTTCCAGGTGGAAAACGGGAGATAAAGTATTTGGATTATTACCTGGGGGCGGCTATGCACAATATGCCGTTATACATGAAGACATGGCAATGCCTGTGCCCAAAGGTATGTCAATGGAAGATGCAGCGGCCATTCCGGAAGTGTTTTTAACGGCATTTCAGGCGCTGAGCTGGCTGGGGAAATTGAAATCTGGTGAGCAAGTGCTGATTCATGCCGGAGCCAGTGGGGTAGGAACAGCCGCCATTCAACTGGCCAGTAAAATGGGTGCAAATGTGATGGTAACAGCTTCGGCAACCAAACACCAGATATGCCTGGCATTAGGAGCTTACGCGGCCATAGATTACAAAACAGAGTCTTTCGATAAAAAAGTGCAGGAGATTACTTCCGGCAAAGGGGTAGATGTGATTATTGATTTTATAGCTGCTGATTATTTCACCAAAAACATAGATTCGCTGGCAACGGAAGGAAGGCTGGTGTTGCTGGCTACGCTAAGCGGAGGTAAAGTAACTGATTTTGATCTGCGGAAGATCTTGTCTAAGCGTTTACAAATTATGGGTTCTACCCTGCGAAGCCGTAGTCTGGAATATCAGATTTCACTAACCAGGGAAATGGCTGCTTTTGCCTTACCTCATTTCCAGAAAGGAACCCTGCAGCCGGTAATCGACCGTATTCTGGACTGGACTCAGGTACAGGAAGCGCACCGCCTGATGGAAAGCAATGCAAATTCAGGCAAAATTGTATTACGGGTTACAGAATAGATTGCCGGAATCCTTTTAGTAATTATTATTTCTTATTTTAAATTCGTTGACTTATATATGAAACAAAACATTGGATTTGTATTTCTCTGCACACTACTGATAGCTTGTGGAAAAGAAACTGCACAAAATATACCCAATCAAATGGCTACACCCATTGCAGGCACCTGGAAACTATTGACCGGAACCATCATTGAAAAAGGAGATACTACTGTTACAGATTATACCAAAAATGTATCTTTTATAAAAGTCATTAATGATACCCATTTTGCCTTTATGCAGCATGATTTAACCAAAGGCAAAGATTCTGCTGCTGTTTTCTCTTCTGGAGGCGGCAGATATTCTCTCACCGACAGTGTATACACAGAACACCTGGAATATTGTACAGCCAGAGAGTGGGAAGGACATGATTTTACTTTTACAGTTTCTATGCGGAACGATACACTCATTCAGCAGGGAATCGAGAAAATTGAAAGTGAAGGAATAAACAGGCTGAATATTGAGAAATACGTGAAAGTGAAACAATAATGGAAGTATTAAGTAGTGAGTACTAAGTATTGAAGTAGCAGAAACCTGTATTCAGTTTGCTTGCTATGTTTTCATTCCTACTTTTGCACTTCTTTTAATATTAAACAGTAAGACATAATCTAAATTTGAATACGTTGCCCATTATTTACGCTGCAAGGTCCATGTAATATGCTGGCTATATTAAAAAAAGAAATCCGGAGCTTTCTTAACTCGCTCATTGCCTACATCATCATGATCATTTTCCTGACTGGCATGGGCTTGTTTGTGTGGGTATTTCCGGATACCAACCTGCTCGATTATGGTTTTGCCGACCTGTCGATTCTGTTTTACCTGGCTCCGTATGTGTATATGTTCCTGATACCGGCGATTACCATGCGCACCTTTGCCGAAGAAAAAAAAGCTGGTACTCTGGAATTATTGCTCACTCGTCCTCTTTCCGACTGGGACATTATTCTGGGCAAGTATCTGGCTAGCCTGCTGCTGATTATTTTTACCTTGATTCCTACCCTGGTGTATTATTACAGTGTATATACCCTTGGAAATCCGGCCGGGAATATAGATTCTGCCGGAGTATTTGGCTCCTATATCGGATTGGTATTATTAGGGGCAGTGTTTACGGCTATTGGCATTTTTGCTTCCAGCATCAGCGATAACCAGATTACTTCTTTTATTGTAGCGGCTTTTTTATGCTTTGTTTTATATGCCGGCTTTTCTTCCCTCACTTCCCTGGATGCCCTGGGAGAAATGGCCTATTTTATTAATCAACTAGGCATTGATTATCACTACAAAGCCTTGAGCAAAGGGCTAATAGATTCCCGGAATCTAATTTATTTCTTCAGTTTAATCGCCTTTATGCTGATGGCTACCAGACTTGTGCTGGGCAGCCGGAAATGGTAGCTTTTCTTAATTATGCGAAGCTATAGCCGGGCTGGTAGTTTTTCTCAAATTCCCTGAATAACTGGTATACATGCAGCGTAACTTTTCCTGGTTTGCCTGTTCCTATTTGCTGATCATCCACTTTTGCAACAGGCACAAGCCGCTTATTTGTTCCGGTCAGGAAAGCTTCATCGGCTTCTGCTAATTCATGCCATAATACCGCCCGTTCTTCTACCTTATAGACAGTGGCCGCTAAATCCAGAACGGTTCTTCTGGTAATTCCTTTCAGAATATGATCGGAGGGTGTAATGATGGTTTGTCCTTTTACGATGAAAAAATTGCTGCGGGTAAGTTCAAGAATATGCCCATTGTGGTGATAGAGAATATCATAAGCTTGCTGCCCTTTCACCTGGTGGCGTAAGCGTAAGGCTTCCGAATAATTAGTTGTTTTAATTTCAGCCATCTCCCGCAGGTAGGTATGGCTCATGAGCTTTACACCAGTCTGCACTTCTTTTTCTGGTGCCAGGGCTAAGTGTTCGGCTGTAATAATCAGTGTAGGTTCTGTAAAAGTAAAGCTGTCGGGAGTAAAGCCCCCGGTAAGCAGCAAACGGATACCAGCCTCCTGTAATCCACTATGTTCCAGTGTATCGTATACCAATTTTGTAATCTCCTCATCTGTGTAATTCAATGGCAGTTCCATTAAAGCAGCCGATCTTCTGAAACGGACCAAGTGTTTTTCCAGTAGGAATGGTTTGCCATGCGCTGTGCGGCAGAAGTCAAAAATGGCATAGCCCCTTAATAAACCCAGGTCACTTACCGGAATACTGGCTTGTGTGCCAGGTACAATTTCTCCATTGATGCAGCAGGAAACAATCATAGAAGCAGGAAATAAGCAGGGTTGAACGTAAGCCTACAAAATTAGATGATTCTCAGGCAGGGAGCAATGGCTGTAATTGAGAATTAATGAAATTTTGTAGGCTGGCTCGAATGGCTGTTGCTTTACTCATTCCTCAAACTGATGACTGGGTTAGCTTTGGCAGCTTTTAATGAATGGAAAATTACTGCTAAAAAGGCAGTGGCTATCCCGATAAGTCCGGCTATGGCAAATAATTGCCAGGAAAGTGAAATCCGGTAGGCAAAATCCTGCAGCCATAAGTCCATTAGATAGGCGGAAAAAGGCACAGCAATCAGGAAAGAAAGCAGGGTTAGCCGAAGCATATCTTTGTTGAGTAGAACAAATATCTGTGAAACAGAAGCACCCATTACCTTTCGAATGCCTATTTCTTTGGTTCGGTTCAAGGCATGAATTCCGGATAAGGCGAACAAACCCAGGCACGACATAATAACGGCAAACACCGTAGCGATGCCCACAATACCTGTCCAATTGCGGTAAGTAGTATATTGCTCTTTTAAATTTTCATCCAGAAAGGAGTATACAAAAGGCTGATCAGGAGCAAGCTTTTTCCAGGTTTTTTCTATTGCCTGTAAAGCTGTTGGAATACGTCCCTGTCGTAGTTTGGCCACTATATATGTAGGCCAGTCTTTACTGTAAGATAAAGCTAAGGGAGCAATTTTACTTTCTAGAGAAGCATAGTGATGATCCTGCATTACGCCAATAATCTTAGTTCCCATTAAGGTATTAATTACACCTGTACTATCCCTTCCTATCATGTTGGCTAAGGTCTCATTTACAATCATTCCTTCCTGATCTGTCTTACGATCTGGAGAAAAATTTCTGCCTTCTACCAGCTTAATTCCCAGAGTAGATAAATAATGTTCATCTACTATAAAAATATCAACATTCGTCTGCTCATTATTAATTTCAAATCCCATAGAAAACACTTGTCTGGTAATAGTGGCTCCAGAACCACTTAGAGAGATTATATCCGGATTGGTATTTGCCCATTGCCTGAAGCGGTCTACCAGTTGAGCAGATTGATTTGTCGAAGCAAAATTCCTCACAATAAGCACTTGTTCTTTGTCAAAGCCTAAGTCTTTTTCGCTGATATAGCGCATCTGGCCATACATAATGAGCGAACTGCTTACCAGGAACAGACACATGCTGTATTGAACCAATAGCAAAATTCTGGAAAACCAGGGATTGATCCGGTAGGTACGGGAACCTTTCAATATGTTTGCCGGCTGAAAATCGGATAATACCAGGGCAGGATAACCTCCGGCAACTATACCCACCAGCAAGGCAATAAGCAGCAGTATACCTGCCAGTAGCGGTTCTTGCCACAAACTAAAATAGAGTTGCTTACCGGTAAATGCATTAAATGCAGGCAAAAACAGGTAAACCAGCCCAACTGCCATTAGCATGGCCATCCATACCAGAACCTGAGATTCCGCCCATAGTTGCCCGATCACTTGCTGTCGGCTGGCTCCCATCACTTTCCGGATACCAATTTCCCCTAATCTGGAGGCAGCGCTTGTAAGGGTAAGTGAAATATAATTGATACAAACTACAAAAAGAATGAGTAGGCCCAGGGCACTTAATATATAAGAATAAATAGGGTTATTTACTTTTGGCCAGATTACTCTGGTATCGAAATGCGTATCGGTTAAGGGTGTAACGCCCGCCTGCAGCACTTTTACGTGTTGGGGTACTTTTTCATGCTGGCGGTGCATATCGCTGAATGCAGCCAACCGTCGGTCTACAAAGGCTTGCATTTTGGCCAGGAAGGGCTTTACTGAAGCTTTAGGTGATAATAGCAGGAAAGTAGGAATGGAAAAATTACTATTCATCACATTTTTGTCTTGCTCATAATTGGCCATCTGCTCGATACGCAGCAACATGTTAAAACTGATGCTGGAATTTGCTGGTGCCTCTTTTGCAATGCCGCTTACAATAAAGCCCTTCTTCACATCCCGCTGTGTAAGATATAAAGTCTTGCCCATCGGATTTTGCTTACCAAAATACTTGGCAGCCATTTTCTCTGTAATGGCGATGCTGGTTGGCGAAGCCAATACATTTTCTTTACGGCCTTGTAGCAGTTCAAAAGAAAACACTTGAAAGAAATCAGCATCTGTATAGTGAACAGTTTCCTGA from Rhodocytophaga rosea carries:
- a CDS encoding GumC family protein, which produces MNQHTFQYSENQDIDFKRILKLIINHWLLIILSIIIALIVAYIYVRYSQPVYKAAGTIIVKDEASNSLGDDAVQLQGLDLFKNKKNLSTEIEIIKSKLMVERAVKNMPMSLRISYFAKGRFKTTDLYTSTPFIIEIDTLYSQAYNKTFDVEFVTEDKFKFIYEIGDGEKSGSIYQINELFNNDFGRFRLRLNPRGQAVIDHEDGYAFTIYHPASLVAEYRGKVDVTRADEETSILVISCDDQVAMRARDFVNTLIDQYTERSKDEKTKVANNTISFINEQLQQISDSLNLSEGNIEAFKREKGMTNLSADFALQRFTEFDKRRIEIELTLKSLDSLNSHIRRGGDISNISTSNIGAQDAAISANLNALNQLEIQRRNLLLNNTELAPQVRAINRQIIVIRDELLSNAQNFREALLTNLRIINTTLNRFEQKLAQIPTTERQFLGIERNRSLNENIFLLLWQQKMRTSIAKAATIADNVVLDYAGTPGTPIKPKTGMAYIIAVFASLSLCLSYIFIKDFLDDTITDRSQLEKMTLVPVLGTINHARNTYGSNLVVTDKPKSAIAEAFRSIRTNLQYLAIDADYKIVTVTSTISGEGKTFFSLNMAAILAISGKRILLMGLDLRKPKIHQDMGISNEQGMSTVLIGKAKAAQVIIKSKLENLDILPAGPIPPNPSELIMSDTMKNLLEELRPQYDYIIVDTPPIGLVTDALIAMKYADINIFIVRQKYSKKVFLDTVNKLQTDKSIRNLAIVLNDLRINKSYGYYNGYGNKYGYGYGYYEEESRSNGVIKKLSTLFSRSKAAKTK
- a CDS encoding polysaccharide biosynthesis/export family protein, whose product is MNVTLRIVYFFIIVLTSYGCIPLRNIVYFQRDKTNNTPDSLPEFKNQDYEFTIAPYDILSLAIDGIDPQSFAAFKPSGQTGGSGRPYDQGTFVNKYGLIELPYVGKIKVSGLTLIQAADTIRSRLLLYVVDSSLIYIQVKTLSFPVTVLGEVSSPGTYQADNEYITFTELLAKAGGLTGYSNRKNIRLIRSDRETKETTTYRLDITKDEMIEPIISRLQPNDVIYVEPLRRKQLDTIRPITAIVSTVLSVSVLIITLINRI
- the thiL gene encoding thiamine-phosphate kinase encodes the protein MNPTQRTELKELGEFGLIRKISAGIELQNKESVTGIGDDAAVMDTGADQYTLISTDMLLEGIHFDLSYVPLQHLGYKAVAVNVSDIAAMNGIPKQITVAIALSSRFSVEAIESLYAGIKAACAEYKVDLVGGDTTTSKAGLVISITVLGLVNKSKVVYRHTAKPNDIICTSGDLGGAFIGLQLLEREKQVFLANPEAQPQLEGKDYVIKRQLKPEARMDVVYELDELGIVPTSMIDISDGLASELLHLCTRSGTGAIIFEDKIPIDGETYNTAAEFNIDPVTCALNGGEDYELLFTIRQEDFPKLKNHPDVFFIGYMTDQPKDIHLVTKAENKVPIRAQGWVHF
- the purB gene encoding adenylosuccinate lyase yields the protein MDINQLTAISPIDGRYWRQVSSLSPYFSEQGLIRYRVLVEVEYFIALCELPLPQLQDFPKEKYADLRKLYENFGEEDALQIKEIEKTTNHDVKALEYFIKSRFDALQVANFTEFIHFGLTSQDINNTAVPLSLKAGMNTEIIPVLHRLQTKLQELSHQWEAIPMLAHTHGQPASPTRLGKEIMVFCERLQQQVHSLEQVPFAGKFGGATGNFNAHSVAYPQIDWIGFADTFVNEILGLKRYRYTTQIEHYDQLAALCDNLKRINTILIDLDRDIWQYISMGYFKQSIKKGEIGSSAMPHKVNPIDFENSEGNLGIANALLEHLSAKLPISRLQRDLTDSTVLRNIGVPLAHSLIAYQSLLKGLDKIEINIKAIHEDLEDNWAVVAEGIQTILRREGYPKPYEALKELTRTNEKISFSAITAFINSLSVSDAVKEELRLITPFNYTGI
- a CDS encoding NAD(P)H-quinone oxidoreductase encodes the protein MPETLMKAVLVHEPGGPEQLYLGEWEKPQPAAHQILVKVAATALNRADTLQRAGKYPPPSGASPVLGLEIAGQVVEVGTGVSRWKTGDKVFGLLPGGGYAQYAVIHEDMAMPVPKGMSMEDAAAIPEVFLTAFQALSWLGKLKSGEQVLIHAGASGVGTAAIQLASKMGANVMVTASATKHQICLALGAYAAIDYKTESFDKKVQEITSGKGVDVIIDFIAADYFTKNIDSLATEGRLVLLATLSGGKVTDFDLRKILSKRLQIMGSTLRSRSLEYQISLTREMAAFALPHFQKGTLQPVIDRILDWTQVQEAHRLMESNANSGKIVLRVTE
- the gldF gene encoding gliding motility-associated ABC transporter permease subunit GldF; protein product: MLAILKKEIRSFLNSLIAYIIMIIFLTGMGLFVWVFPDTNLLDYGFADLSILFYLAPYVYMFLIPAITMRTFAEEKKAGTLELLLTRPLSDWDIILGKYLASLLLIIFTLIPTLVYYYSVYTLGNPAGNIDSAGVFGSYIGLVLLGAVFTAIGIFASSISDNQITSFIVAAFLCFVLYAGFSSLTSLDALGEMAYFINQLGIDYHYKALSKGLIDSRNLIYFFSLIAFMLMATRLVLGSRKW
- a CDS encoding aminotransferase class IV produces the protein MIVSCCINGEIVPGTQASIPVSDLGLLRGYAIFDFCRTAHGKPFLLEKHLVRFRRSAALMELPLNYTDEEITKLVYDTLEHSGLQEAGIRLLLTGGFTPDSFTFTEPTLIITAEHLALAPEKEVQTGVKLMSHTYLREMAEIKTTNYSEALRLRHQVKGQQAYDILYHHNGHILELTRSNFFIVKGQTIITPSDHILKGITRRTVLDLAATVYKVEERAVLWHELAEADEAFLTGTNKRLVPVAKVDDQQIGTGKPGKVTLHVYQLFREFEKNYQPGYSFA
- a CDS encoding ABC transporter permease; translated protein: MFKNYLNISLRMIRRNKVFSCINIFGLATGIAFCMLIFLFVKEEYSFDRFHEKADRIYRLELINLPDLAKNKKAQNGLTNPKSGEVSSTWIHFSIPFGPALKREIPEIETCVRLKEIGTVVSNGKESFQETVHYTDADFFQVFSFELLQGRKENVLASPTSIAITEKMAAKYFGKQNPMGKTLYLTQRDVKKGFIVSGIAKEAPANSSISFNMLLRIEQMANYEQDKNVMNSNFSIPTFLLLSPKASVKPFLAKMQAFVDRRLAAFSDMHRQHEKVPQHVKVLQAGVTPLTDTHFDTRVIWPKVNNPIYSYILSALGLLILFVVCINYISLTLTSAASRLGEIGIRKVMGASRQQVIGQLWAESQVLVWMAMLMAVGLVYLFLPAFNAFTGKQLYFSLWQEPLLAGILLLIALLVGIVAGGYPALVLSDFQPANILKGSRTYRINPWFSRILLLVQYSMCLFLVSSSLIMYGQMRYISEKDLGFDKEQVLIVRNFASTNQSAQLVDRFRQWANTNPDIISLSGSGATITRQVFSMGFEINNEQTNVDIFIVDEHYLSTLGIKLVEGRNFSPDRKTDQEGMIVNETLANMIGRDSTGVINTLMGTKIIGVMQDHHYASLESKIAPLALSYSKDWPTYIVAKLRQGRIPTALQAIEKTWKKLAPDQPFVYSFLDENLKEQYTTYRNWTGIVGIATVFAVIMSCLGLFALSGIHALNRTKEIGIRKVMGASVSQIFVLLNKDMLRLTLLSFLIAVPFSAYLMDLWLQDFAYRISLSWQLFAIAGLIGIATAFLAVIFHSLKAAKANPVISLRNE